A window of Lentibacillus sp. Marseille-P4043 contains these coding sequences:
- a CDS encoding PAS domain S-box protein has protein sequence MKLHKLKNPYLLKHAFDYAAIGKGLVKLDGSIIKVNHSLGACLGYEEDELLSLPSRHFVHPEDLESLWNETASLLNGKTDSVQTEKRFIHKDHSEIWASLSITLAKNDQGQPLYFVCQLFDITDQKHAQKKLLDGEKRYKQIIDETPDAVLILRNQKCLFINEAGVQLIGAEHKDEVIGENVFNFIDRETKEKLIDKHVFTEAVGPLEGKVIRYGGEKVDIELKTIPTVYQEKQAVHAIIEDITERKRTQELMINTEKLTVAGQLAAGIAHEIKNPLTAIKGFLQIIENDLPDKKTYFNVISQEMNRIETILSELLILAKPQTVKFEQKKIAVILNHVMTLSKALPNLNNIIITENIESDLPKIFCDENQLKQVFINFVKNAVEAMPDGGEIHIEAKRGNHKTIIIRIIDQGHGIPEHLLGRVGEPFLTTKDKGTGLGLMISRQIIDSHNGKLQFNSSKEGTTVEVTLPYTE, from the coding sequence ATGAAACTTCATAAACTAAAAAATCCATATTTATTAAAACATGCGTTTGATTACGCAGCTATTGGGAAAGGATTGGTAAAACTAGATGGTAGTATCATTAAAGTAAATCATTCGTTAGGTGCATGTCTTGGTTATGAGGAAGATGAGTTGTTAAGCTTGCCGTCTCGACATTTTGTTCACCCTGAGGATTTGGAGAGTCTTTGGAACGAAACGGCATCATTATTAAACGGAAAGACTGACTCTGTTCAAACAGAAAAACGCTTTATTCATAAGGATCATTCCGAAATTTGGGCTTCATTAAGTATTACCTTGGCCAAAAATGATCAAGGCCAACCGTTATATTTTGTATGTCAGCTTTTTGATATTACCGATCAAAAACATGCACAAAAAAAACTTCTCGATGGGGAAAAAAGATACAAACAGATTATTGATGAGACGCCGGATGCAGTACTTATCCTAAGAAATCAAAAATGTTTGTTTATCAATGAAGCTGGAGTTCAGCTTATTGGAGCCGAACATAAAGATGAGGTAATTGGAGAAAATGTGTTTAATTTTATTGATCGGGAAACCAAAGAAAAACTAATTGACAAGCACGTTTTCACAGAGGCAGTTGGTCCTTTAGAAGGAAAAGTTATCCGTTATGGAGGAGAAAAAGTCGATATTGAATTAAAGACAATTCCAACAGTTTATCAAGAAAAACAAGCAGTACACGCTATTATAGAAGACATAACCGAACGTAAGCGGACACAAGAACTGATGATTAATACAGAAAAACTTACCGTAGCTGGGCAATTAGCAGCGGGAATTGCCCATGAAATTAAAAACCCATTAACTGCCATTAAAGGGTTTCTGCAAATAATTGAAAATGACTTACCGGACAAAAAAACATATTTTAATGTTATTTCTCAGGAAATGAATCGGATAGAGACTATATTAAGCGAACTATTAATTCTTGCAAAACCGCAAACAGTTAAGTTCGAGCAAAAAAAGATTGCAGTTATATTAAATCATGTCATGACATTGTCCAAAGCTTTGCCAAATTTGAACAACATCATCATTACCGAAAATATTGAATCAGATTTACCCAAAATTTTTTGTGATGAGAACCAGCTCAAACAAGTATTCATTAACTTTGTAAAAAATGCCGTTGAGGCCATGCCTGATGGTGGTGAAATACATATTGAAGCAAAAAGGGGAAACCACAAAACAATTATTATTCGCATTATTGATCAAGGACATGGAATCCCAGAACATTTACTAGGTCGGGTTGGGGAACCGTTCTTAACAACTAAAGACAAAGGCACAGGATTAGGACTAATGATCTCCAGACAAATTATCGACAGTCATAACGGCAAACTGCAATTTAACAGCAGCAAAGAAGGAACAACGGTAGAGGTGACACTGCCATATACAGAATAA
- a CDS encoding Na-translocating system protein MpsC family protein translates to MADNQRQTELASYIGKLLRDSFGKGPESIFVTIEKSVVTIYLRNFMSPMEKALLDQDQVGIFQKTRDSLMKTLIPEIKAYIKIVTGMEMSEFYYDWGLHNRSGIFIGIGADLDTENLWLSESYEGKEQVHQEIMRLSKQVEKAPAEIYSHRLNPRTLLLFRNDILVNIEKELIRQGYAEILRITKRTLEKTYLHNNNHFESILDTSVIDIFVDWDFDKNKSAIVFITKPPT, encoded by the coding sequence ATGGCTGATAATCAGCGACAAACAGAGCTGGCAAGCTATATTGGCAAATTGCTGAGGGATAGCTTCGGAAAAGGTCCAGAATCAATTTTTGTAACCATTGAGAAGTCGGTCGTAACCATTTACCTAAGAAATTTCATGTCGCCAATGGAAAAAGCTCTCCTTGATCAAGACCAAGTGGGAATTTTCCAGAAGACAAGGGATTCACTTATGAAAACGCTTATTCCTGAAATTAAAGCCTATATAAAGATTGTTACGGGAATGGAAATGAGTGAATTTTACTATGATTGGGGACTGCATAACCGATCAGGAATATTTATCGGTATCGGGGCAGATTTGGATACGGAGAACCTTTGGCTGTCAGAAAGCTATGAAGGAAAAGAACAAGTTCATCAGGAAATCATGCGTCTCAGCAAACAAGTTGAAAAAGCACCTGCAGAAATCTATTCTCATCGACTTAATCCAAGAACACTGTTACTCTTTCGGAATGACATTTTGGTCAACATTGAAAAGGAATTAATTAGACAGGGTTACGCGGAAATACTGCGGATAACTAAAAGAACATTGGAAAAGACGTATCTTCATAATAATAACCATTTTGAGTCAATCCTGGATACAAGTGTTATTGATATATTTGTTGACTGGGATTTTGATAAAAATAAGAGCGCTATCGTTTTTATTACGAAGCCACCTACATAA
- a CDS encoding TetR/AcrR family transcriptional regulator, with amino-acid sequence MDGFERRREQKKNNILDAALRLFQKYGIQKVSIAEIAKEANVSQVTIYNYFESKHKLADDVIVYYIEKEWSKAEELLDSDLSFSEKIKQIIFRNTEAVNEIHEDFYQYLMKAYTSENQYINKYIEKSLSRLTEFLNTGKEQGYIDPTISNEAILFFIQMFDDYLSKEEVYKKALPLSEELTKLCFYGIVGKRDD; translated from the coding sequence ATGGACGGTTTTGAACGTCGCAGAGAACAAAAAAAGAACAACATACTAGATGCTGCACTACGTTTATTTCAAAAATACGGAATTCAGAAGGTTTCCATTGCGGAGATTGCCAAGGAAGCGAATGTTTCACAGGTAACGATCTACAACTACTTCGAGAGCAAGCATAAATTAGCTGATGATGTAATTGTTTACTATATAGAAAAGGAATGGTCCAAGGCTGAAGAATTACTTGACAGTGACCTTTCTTTTTCAGAGAAAATTAAACAGATCATTTTTCGTAATACAGAAGCAGTAAATGAAATTCATGAAGACTTTTATCAGTATCTTATGAAGGCATATACAAGCGAAAATCAGTACATTAACAAATATATTGAAAAGTCTTTATCCCGTCTAACAGAGTTTTTAAATACAGGCAAGGAACAGGGGTATATCGATCCAACCATTTCAAATGAAGCAATCTTATTCTTCATTCAGATGTTTGATGATTACCTTTCAAAAGAGGAAGTTTACAAAAAGGCACTCCCCTTGAGTGAAGAACTTACAAAATTGTGTTTTTATGGGATTGTTGGAAAAAGGGACGACTAA